A single region of the Opitutus sp. genome encodes:
- a CDS encoding YidC/Oxa1 family insertase periplasmic-domain containing protein, with translation MDKKNTTIGVLLLLVAFGSLFLTSQQPPQPGAAPAGAVQNGTATSPAPAGQPSVTTTDATLNAPAIPAIANAQFAALVDTNAAATITTLSNDVVELRLTDFGGAISNVAFKKYGAHLNQTEPFVFNAVHAAPILAFQYPGLDQNTRFTLVSASANEVVYSALFEKRIEVTRRYILRAAGDKSGDPYRIRHETTFRNLTDQSAPLPNQLNLGTAALINSSDTGMFLNVAAYDGDQANVTERSALEGGGFSSWVGLGDGAAKASLERTEVVQWASVKNQFFASLFTPDKPGTGVVVRRVELPPMPGSTHTNIGLTGDIRLDLPVLPANGIEKIGGELYVGPKEYIRLASFSKNEDKIMQYDYYFFNRMFLSGYIAPAMNKLLNWMHSFVGNWGVAVVLMTLLLKTISLPFTLAASKSAKKMQKLQPLMQAVREKYKDQPQKLNQATMELFKEHKVNPMGGCIPVLITIPLFVAFFAMLQGTAELRFQPFLWAQDLSAPDTITHIFGFPVNIMPLLMGVTMFYQMKLTPSPSMDNMQAKILKFMPFFFTAICYNFSCALALYSTINGLFTIVQQLVVNKYTAEAPTPTPLGVPSGTGKGGKRIKNVTPKK, from the coding sequence GGACCGCTACATCACCCGCCCCCGCGGGTCAGCCGAGCGTCACCACCACCGACGCCACGCTCAACGCCCCGGCGATTCCCGCCATCGCCAACGCCCAGTTCGCCGCGCTGGTTGATACCAACGCCGCCGCGACCATCACCACGCTGTCCAACGACGTGGTCGAGCTGCGCCTGACCGACTTCGGCGGCGCGATCAGCAACGTCGCCTTCAAAAAATACGGCGCCCACCTTAACCAAACCGAGCCGTTTGTGTTCAACGCCGTTCACGCCGCGCCGATCCTCGCCTTCCAATATCCCGGCCTCGACCAAAACACCCGCTTCACCCTGGTCAGCGCATCCGCGAACGAAGTGGTTTACAGCGCACTGTTCGAGAAGCGCATCGAGGTTACCCGCCGATACATCTTGCGCGCCGCCGGCGACAAGAGCGGCGACCCCTACCGTATCCGCCACGAGACCACCTTCCGCAATCTCACCGACCAGAGCGCCCCGCTGCCCAACCAGCTCAACCTTGGCACCGCCGCGCTGATCAACTCGAGCGACACCGGCATGTTCCTCAACGTCGCAGCCTACGACGGCGACCAAGCCAACGTGACAGAACGCTCGGCCCTCGAAGGCGGCGGTTTCTCCAGCTGGGTTGGTCTCGGTGACGGCGCCGCCAAGGCCAGTCTCGAGCGCACCGAAGTGGTCCAGTGGGCCTCGGTTAAAAACCAGTTTTTCGCCAGCTTGTTCACCCCTGACAAGCCCGGCACGGGAGTGGTGGTTCGCCGCGTCGAACTCCCCCCCATGCCCGGTTCGACGCACACCAACATCGGCTTGACCGGCGACATCCGCCTGGACCTGCCCGTGCTGCCGGCCAACGGCATCGAGAAGATCGGCGGCGAACTCTACGTTGGCCCCAAGGAGTACATCCGCTTGGCGTCGTTCTCGAAAAACGAGGACAAGATCATGCAGTACGACTACTACTTCTTTAACCGCATGTTCCTATCCGGCTACATCGCACCCGCGATGAACAAGCTGCTCAACTGGATGCATTCGTTTGTGGGCAACTGGGGCGTGGCCGTGGTCCTGATGACCCTGCTACTCAAAACCATCTCGCTGCCCTTCACCCTGGCCGCATCGAAGTCGGCCAAGAAGATGCAGAAGCTCCAACCGCTCATGCAGGCGGTGCGAGAGAAGTACAAGGACCAGCCCCAGAAGCTCAACCAGGCCACCATGGAGCTCTTCAAGGAGCACAAGGTTAACCCGATGGGCGGCTGTATCCCAGTTTTGATTACCATCCCGCTGTTCGTCGCGTTTTTCGCCATGTTGCAGGGCACCGCCGAGTTGCGCTTCCAGCCCTTCCTCTGGGCGCAAGATTTGTCCGCCCCCGACACGATCACGCATATCTTCGGCTTCCCGGTGAACATCATGCCGCTGCTCATGGGCGTGACCATGTTCTATCAGATGAAGCTCACGCCATCGCCCTCGATGGACAACATGCAGGCCAAGATCCTCAAGTTCATGCCGTTTTTCTTCACGGCAATCTGCTACAACTTCTCCTGCGCCTTGGCGCTTTATTCGACGATCAACGGCCTGTTCACCATCGTGCAGCAGTTGGTGGTCAACAAATACACGGCCGAAGCCCCCACGCCTACCCCGCTTGGCGTCCCCAGCGGCACCGGCAAGGGCGGCAAGCGCATCAAAAACGTCACCCCGAAAAAGTAA